A region from the Tachysurus vachellii isolate PV-2020 chromosome 25, HZAU_Pvac_v1, whole genome shotgun sequence genome encodes:
- the xkr9 gene encoding XK-related protein 9, whose product MGFTKFRWICTLIGLIFSVVDIASDILLSLQYFREGHYTWFALTLLFVLVGSLCTQIFSYCWFREDCNGEEGTESLTTSIGLLHLLHLGFFTRYYDLLKKSFSCVWRAHVDMSTDKLFGFAADLSMLRLMETFLESVPQLLLQAYIMLEHQHTSKLQYLSMAVSFLNVAWSTVDYWRCLRRSLPNIDEMPGGIPTAVYLLYKTLTITARILSLALIIMLSPWNILVLGSLWLAGTVWAHMVKTDFCTFWCLEELYRTVVGVILVFTFFNIKGKKTKKEMSIYYTFSTLHNFSAPLFLFLFLPRTVESDFFLPVTAFILTSNTMGLVFLILYYSALHPGNQVESDAVDGMATLNTNNSSTKSRFDRFLRL is encoded by the exons ATGGGGTTTACTAAATTCCGGTGGATCTGCACTTTAATTGGACTGATCTTCTCGGTGGTGGATATCGCATCTGATATACTGCTGAGCTTGCAGTATTTCAGGGAAGGACACTACACCTGGTTTGCACTGACACTCTTATTTGTTCTCGTCGGATCACTGTGCACACAGATTTTCAGCTACTGCTGGTTTAGGGAAGATTGTAATGGTGAGGAGGGGACAGAATCGCTCACGACTAGTATCGGCTTGCTCCATCTGTTACACTTGGGCTTCTTCACCAG GTATTATGATCTGCTGAAGAAGAGCTTTAGTTGTGTATGGAGGGCACATGTGGACATGAGTACTGACAAGCTGTTTGGTTTTGCGGCTGATCTGAGCATGTTGCGGCTGATGGAGACATTTCTGGAGAGCGTTCCTCAGCTCCTCCTGCAGGCATACATCATGCTGGAGCACCAACATACCTCCAAGCTACAGT atCTTAGCATGGCCGTGTCCTTCCTAAATGTAGCCTGGAGCACAGTGGACTACTGGCGCTGTTTACGCAGATCGCTCCCCAACATAGATGAAATGCCTGGTGGAATTCCTACAGCCGTCTACCTGCTTTATAAAACCTTAACCATCACCGCCCGCATTCTGAGTCTCGCGCTGATCATCATGCTGAGCCCCTGGAATATCCTGGTGTTAGGTTCCCTATGGCTAGCAGGGACTGTATGGGCTCATATGGTAAAAACTGATTTCTGCACGTTCTGGTGTTTGGAGGAACTTTATCGCACTGTAGTTGGGGTCATTCTTGTTTTCACCTTTTTCAAcattaaaggaaagaaaaccaaaaaagaGATGAGCATATATTACACTTTCAGCACACTGCATAACTTCTCAGCTCCCCTTTTTCTGTTCCTGTTCCTACCGAGGACTGTGGAATCAGACTTCTTTTTACCAGTTACAGCTTTCATATTAACGTCTAATACAATGGGACTGGTATTTCTGATCCTCTACTACAGCGCTTTACACCCAGGAAATCAAGTCGAGTCAGATGCAGTGGATGGAATGGCCACATTGAACACAAATAATTCCTCTACTAAGAGTCGTTTTGACAGATTTCTGAGACTCTAA